The following proteins are co-located in the Sporolactobacillus pectinivorans genome:
- a CDS encoding winged helix-turn-helix domain-containing protein, with amino-acid sequence MDRENGNVDKVLVALANPAHRGSLNEIAVKGQVTATTLADRVMISRQVVVKHLDVLKGHGKAHRAGSAL; translated from the coding sequence ATGGACAGAGAGAATGGTAACGTTGATAAAGTTCTGGTGGCGCTGGCCAATCCGGCGCACCGCGGGAGTTTAAACGAAATAGCGGTGAAAGGTCAGGTGACGGCAACGACCCTGGCGGATCGGGTCATGATCTCCCGTCAGGTAGTGGTCAAACATCTGGATGTGTTGAAAGGTCACGGGAAGGCACATCGGGCGGGAAGTGCGCTATAA
- a CDS encoding SRPBCC domain-containing protein, whose protein sequence is MSENRIERDLFIEAPLQKVWDLVSRPAWWVGEEGPDHVEIDGNRVVATCKYGDFPVLTEKVDAPTYLTCRWASSYPGEEPKEGNSTLVEFSLAPEKGGTRLRVVETGFAHLEASEKERQKFYNDNNQGWAQMLDFINHQAK, encoded by the coding sequence ATGTCTGAAAATCGGATTGAGAGGGATCTATTCATTGAAGCACCACTGCAGAAAGTGTGGGACTTAGTCAGCAGGCCGGCGTGGTGGGTCGGCGAAGAAGGGCCGGATCACGTTGAGATTGATGGAAATCGAGTGGTCGCCACATGCAAGTACGGGGATTTCCCGGTGCTGACAGAGAAAGTCGATGCTCCGACCTATCTTACCTGCCGCTGGGCCAGCTCTTATCCGGGAGAGGAACCAAAAGAAGGCAACTCCACTTTGGTAGAATTCAGCTTGGCACCGGAAAAAGGCGGGACGCGGCTGCGCGTTGTTGAGACTGGCTTTGCACATCTTGAAGCATCCGAGAAAGAACGTCAGAAATTCTATAACGACAATAATCAAGGCTGGGCGCAGATGCTGGACTTCATCAATCATCAGGCGAAGTAG
- a CDS encoding GntR family transcriptional regulator, with translation MIKKIDRQSLSEKIYIELKKAIVEMVFKPGERISDMELAQNFGVSRAPVREAIKQLEDDGLIESIPGSLTRVTHISSEEAKNAFTVVAVLHDWA, from the coding sequence ATGATAAAAAAAATTGATCGTCAGTCTTTAAGTGAAAAAATCTATATTGAACTCAAGAAAGCGATTGTGGAAATGGTTTTTAAACCCGGCGAACGAATCAGCGATATGGAACTGGCTCAAAACTTCGGCGTCAGCCGAGCACCAGTAAGGGAAGCGATTAAACAGCTGGAGGATGATGGCCTGATTGAATCGATTCCCGGCTCACTGACACGTGTCACCCATATCAGCAGCGAAGAAGCCAAAAATGCCTTTACTGTCGTCGCCGTGCTGCACGATTGGGCATGA
- a CDS encoding carboxymuconolactone decarboxylase family protein, whose product MGKSRYETGFEKLSEVDGEQGNKVVQSLKDIAPDLGKFIIEFAFGDIYTRPVLDLKQRECITLSSLVSLGGTENQLRVHINGALNVGVAPKEVAEVFIQCIPYVGFPRVLNAVAVAKEVFKDRSII is encoded by the coding sequence TTGGGAAAAAGTCGTTACGAAACAGGTTTTGAAAAATTGTCGGAAGTAGATGGTGAACAAGGGAACAAGGTTGTACAGTCATTGAAAGATATTGCACCGGATCTGGGGAAATTTATTATCGAATTTGCCTTTGGCGATATTTATACCCGACCGGTTTTAGATCTAAAACAGCGTGAATGCATCACACTTAGCAGTCTGGTTTCATTAGGCGGAACGGAAAATCAACTGCGTGTGCATATTAATGGAGCATTGAATGTGGGTGTGGCTCCGAAAGAGGTCGCTGAGGTGTTTATCCAGTGTATTCCATACGTAGGTTTTCCCAGGGTGTTAAACGCAGTGGCCGTAGCAAAAGAAGTTTTTAAAGACAGAAGCATCATTTAA
- a CDS encoding MerR family transcriptional regulator, translated as MSYSIGDFSNITGLSIYTLRYYEEEKLIFPARDENNRRRYTDKDKIWIDFILRLKETAMPIREIKKYAKLRYAGDSTLRERLKMLQSHRLLMLEEKKKLEDNVEHLDEKIKTYEKAIFVYEKEE; from the coding sequence ATGTCGTATTCTATCGGGGACTTTTCTAATATAACTGGGTTGAGTATTTACACGCTTCGATACTATGAAGAAGAAAAGTTAATCTTTCCAGCGAGAGATGAAAATAACAGACGGAGGTATACAGACAAAGACAAGATCTGGATTGACTTTATTTTAAGGCTTAAAGAAACAGCCATGCCCATTCGGGAAATAAAGAAATATGCAAAGTTGAGGTATGCAGGCGATTCGACTTTGCGGGAAAGGTTGAAAATGCTTCAATCTCATCGCTTGTTGATGCTTGAAGAAAAAAAGAAGCTTGAAGATAATGTGGAGCATTTGGATGAAAAGATTAAAACGTATGAAAAAGCAATTTTTGTTTATGAAAAAGAAGAATGA
- a CDS encoding O-acetyl-ADP-ribose deacetylase produces MKSFDIILGDITTVKADAIVNAANTTLLGGGGVDGAIHRAAGPELLTECWTLHGCATGEAKITKGYRLPAKYVIHTPGPIWQGGGHHEADLLRNSYVNSLKLAEEHGCRTVAFPSISTGVYHFPLDKASVIAVQAIHDFLAHSAHVEQVQMICFDEVTKAAYEEA; encoded by the coding sequence ATGAAATCATTCGATATTATCCTCGGTGACATTACAACAGTTAAAGCAGACGCGATCGTCAATGCCGCAAATACGACGCTGCTCGGCGGAGGTGGTGTCGACGGAGCCATTCACCGCGCGGCAGGGCCGGAACTTCTGACAGAATGCTGGACATTGCACGGGTGCGCGACCGGAGAGGCGAAAATCACCAAGGGCTACCGCCTGCCCGCCAAGTATGTCATCCATACCCCCGGCCCGATCTGGCAGGGCGGCGGTCATCATGAGGCTGATTTGTTGAGAAACAGCTACGTGAATAGTCTGAAGCTGGCAGAGGAACATGGCTGCCGGACTGTCGCGTTTCCTTCAATCAGCACAGGTGTTTACCATTTTCCTTTAGACAAGGCATCTGTAATTGCCGTTCAGGCGATTCATGATTTTTTGGCACACTCTGCTCATGTCGAACAGGTACAGATGATCTGTTTTGATGAAGTGACCAAGGCGGCTTATGAAGAAGCATAA
- a CDS encoding GrpB family protein, with protein MYIEVVDHSDEWEQQYINESNQIMVILRNELINIFHIGSTSVPGLKAKPIIDMMPVF; from the coding sequence TTGTATATAGAAGTAGTCGATCATAGTGATGAGTGGGAGCAGCAATATATTAATGAATCGAATCAGATCATGGTGATTTTAAGAAATGAGTTAATCAATATTTTTCACATCGGGAGCACTTCTGTACCCGGTTTAAAGGCTAAACCGATTATTGATATGATGCCTGTCTTTTAA
- a CDS encoding phosphotransferase family protein, translating into MLLDNKIGQGKTAEIFDIGDNRVVKLFYKTIPLQWAEHEWQINRTLCQEGFPVAKVYDLMEHEGRKGIIYERIVGEPLLQRVVRNPWKVRRIGRMMAELHLQIHRKTDCDLPLIKDDLSQRILHTDLLDDDIKGLLLDFLRELPSESVLCHGDFHPDNIILSKDKVFIIDWMTATKGSSCADVARTALLLNLAELPADIPAILKVLMKFMRSQIRHAYMKRYIQLTDCSITDIQQWEAPVAAARLVERLSISERQAIIRLIERKRSYMEKITASKS; encoded by the coding sequence ATGTTATTAGATAATAAAATCGGGCAGGGAAAGACAGCGGAAATCTTTGATATCGGTGACAACAGAGTTGTGAAATTATTTTATAAAACCATCCCTCTGCAGTGGGCAGAACATGAATGGCAGATTAACAGAACGCTTTGTCAAGAAGGTTTTCCCGTTGCAAAAGTTTATGATTTGATGGAGCATGAAGGGCGTAAAGGTATTATTTATGAAAGAATTGTGGGGGAACCTCTTCTGCAAAGAGTCGTTCGAAATCCTTGGAAGGTACGCAGAATCGGCCGGATGATGGCGGAGCTTCATCTGCAGATACATAGAAAAACGGATTGTGATTTGCCACTGATTAAAGACGATTTAAGTCAGCGCATTCTGCACACAGATTTGCTGGATGATGACATTAAGGGTCTATTGCTTGACTTTCTCCGTGAGCTTCCAAGTGAATCGGTCCTGTGTCATGGAGATTTTCATCCTGATAATATCATTCTATCGAAAGACAAAGTATTCATTATTGACTGGATGACTGCTACCAAAGGAAGCTCCTGCGCCGATGTTGCCAGGACAGCATTGCTTTTGAATTTAGCTGAATTACCAGCGGACATCCCAGCCATTTTAAAGGTATTGATGAAATTTATGCGAAGCCAGATACGGCATGCCTACATGAAACGCTATATCCAATTAACAGACTGTTCCATAACAGACATTCAACAATGGGAAGCGCCGGTAGCCGCGGCGCGTTTAGTCGAACGGTTATCCATATCAGAAAGACAGGCAATCATTCGGTTGATTGAGAGGAAGCGGAGCTACATGGAAAAGATTACAGCATCTAAGTCTTGA
- a CDS encoding VOC family protein has translation MALELNLNSMYICVKDMDRAIHFYEKFLDQEVSEKDKIFSTFNFEHNRLCLFYNTGVHEKHVWGNNCLPSFQVNDMDLLVKRIHELGAPIVFPLTKIGNSLVLEFKDSEGNDIEVYCKQI, from the coding sequence GTGGCACTAGAGTTAAATTTAAATTCAATGTACATATGTGTAAAAGACATGGACAGAGCCATACATTTTTACGAAAAGTTTCTAGATCAGGAAGTCAGTGAAAAAGACAAGATTTTCAGCACATTCAATTTTGAACATAATAGGCTATGTCTCTTTTATAATACAGGGGTTCATGAAAAACACGTTTGGGGAAATAACTGTTTGCCAAGTTTTCAAGTGAATGATATGGACTTGCTTGTTAAACGAATTCATGAACTGGGAGCGCCAATCGTTTTCCCGCTGACCAAAATCGGAAACAGTCTGGTCTTAGAATTTAAAGACAGTGAAGGAAATGACATAGAGGTATACTGCAAACAAATTTGA
- a CDS encoding class I SAM-dependent methyltransferase, whose translation MEDVKKQYQDASNLNIRIRMHQQYSTNKRDWHEWLFEQYQIEMGSRILELGCGDGTFWKKNRDCVPDSWMITLSDFSSGMLADTQQTMGEAPNISYRKIDIQNIPYEDNQFDVVIVNHMLYHVPDRQRAIQEVRRVLKPQGVFYASTIGEKHMMELNILLKGFDPALGDVLTNVQAAAFGLENGAEQLAPYFRYVQLKAFPGGLRIDDMHAIADYILSSGTEIKKIMTGAKLEDFIQYLEEEKEKQGGWIHITKATGLFEAR comes from the coding sequence ATGGAAGATGTTAAGAAGCAATATCAGGATGCATCGAACCTGAATATTCGGATCAGAATGCATCAACAGTACAGCACGAATAAAAGAGACTGGCATGAATGGCTTTTTGAGCAGTACCAAATCGAAATGGGCAGCAGAATTCTTGAACTGGGATGCGGGGACGGTACGTTTTGGAAAAAAAACAGGGACTGTGTACCTGATAGCTGGATGATCACATTATCGGACTTTTCTTCAGGCATGCTGGCGGATACGCAGCAGACTATGGGCGAGGCGCCAAACATCAGTTACAGAAAAATTGATATTCAGAATATACCCTATGAAGATAATCAGTTTGACGTTGTCATCGTCAATCATATGCTTTATCATGTTCCGGACAGGCAGCGGGCTATCCAGGAAGTCCGCAGGGTATTGAAACCGCAAGGTGTTTTTTACGCGTCAACCATTGGAGAAAAACATATGATGGAACTCAATATATTGTTGAAAGGTTTTGATCCGGCTCTTGGTGATGTCCTGACGAATGTTCAGGCAGCGGCGTTCGGCCTCGAAAATGGTGCAGAACAGCTGGCACCTTATTTTCGTTATGTACAGTTAAAAGCATTCCCCGGAGGACTGCGAATTGATGATATGCATGCGATTGCCGATTATATTTTGTCCTCAGGTACGGAAATAAAGAAAATCATGACCGGCGCGAAGCTCGAAGATTTTATTCAATACCTTGAGGAAGAAAAAGAGAAGCAGGGTGGGTGGATTCACATCACCAAAGCGACAGGTTTGTTTGAAGCAAGGTAA
- a CDS encoding GNAT family N-acetyltransferase, with protein MRNYFLKTERLGFSHWQNQDTDLAGSLWGEPTVTKFISANGRFSKEQIKNRLIQEITTDEQYRVQYWPVFELHSGEHIGCCGLHPYDSESKIYEIGYHLKSRYWGKGYATEAAGAVIRYAFDTLEADNLFAGHHPDNTASRNVLQKLGFTYSHDVFYEPTGLNHPSYFYKS; from the coding sequence ATGAGAAATTATTTTTTAAAAACTGAGCGTCTCGGATTTTCGCATTGGCAGAATCAGGACACGGATCTGGCAGGTTCTCTTTGGGGAGAACCAACTGTGACAAAATTTATTTCTGCAAACGGCCGGTTTTCCAAAGAACAGATTAAAAATCGTTTGATCCAGGAGATTACTACGGATGAACAGTATCGCGTGCAATACTGGCCGGTGTTCGAACTCCATTCAGGAGAACATATCGGGTGCTGCGGCCTGCATCCCTATGACTCTGAAAGTAAAATTTATGAAATTGGCTACCATCTGAAAAGCAGGTACTGGGGCAAAGGCTATGCAACGGAAGCTGCCGGTGCAGTGATTCGTTATGCTTTTGATACACTGGAAGCGGATAATCTGTTTGCGGGCCATCATCCGGACAACACAGCTTCCAGAAATGTATTGCAGAAGTTAGGTTTTACCTATTCACATGATGTGTTTTACGAACCAACAGGTTTAAATCATCCGTCATATTTTTATAAAAGTTGA
- a CDS encoding threonine aldolase family protein, producing MYSFKNDYSEGTHPRILEALMETNLEQEEGYGEDQYSLKAADLLKKKIGRTDVDVHFLSGGTQVNMTAIATFLRPHEAAVAAKTGHINVHETGAIEATGHKVVVAESDQDGKLTPEAIQKVLDIHEDEHMVKPKLVYISDTTEVGANYTKKELEDLKTFCGEHHLILYLDGARLGSALTAKGNDLKLEDLPQLTDAFYIGGTKNGALIGEALVISRQSLKEDFRYAMKQKGAMLAKGRLLGIQFLELFRDNLYFDLASHANRMADKLREGIGEAGFGFLTHSTSNQIFPILPNSLIAELQQKYAFFIWAKADEDHSSIRLVTSWATKEEKVNELIDDVKKSLKSSARN from the coding sequence ATGTACAGCTTTAAGAATGATTACAGTGAAGGCACGCATCCGAGAATTCTGGAGGCGTTGATGGAGACAAACCTGGAGCAGGAAGAAGGATATGGGGAAGACCAATATTCATTAAAAGCCGCGGATTTGCTGAAAAAAAAGATTGGGCGGACTGATGTTGACGTTCATTTTCTGTCTGGCGGGACGCAGGTTAATATGACAGCTATCGCTACGTTTCTAAGGCCGCATGAAGCCGCGGTCGCAGCGAAAACCGGTCACATCAATGTGCACGAAACCGGCGCCATCGAAGCTACCGGCCACAAAGTGGTTGTCGCTGAATCCGACCAGGATGGAAAGCTGACTCCGGAAGCGATTCAGAAGGTACTTGACATCCATGAGGACGAGCACATGGTCAAACCCAAGCTTGTCTACATATCTGACACGACGGAAGTCGGTGCCAATTATACAAAAAAAGAACTGGAAGATCTGAAAACATTCTGCGGCGAACATCACCTGATCCTGTATCTGGATGGAGCCCGGCTCGGTTCGGCGCTTACTGCTAAAGGAAATGATCTGAAACTGGAGGACCTTCCGCAGCTGACAGACGCGTTTTATATCGGTGGCACAAAAAATGGCGCACTGATCGGTGAAGCACTTGTTATCAGCCGGCAGTCGCTGAAAGAAGATTTTCGCTATGCCATGAAGCAAAAAGGCGCCATGCTTGCCAAAGGAAGACTGCTCGGCATCCAGTTTCTCGAACTGTTCCGGGATAATCTGTATTTTGACCTTGCCTCACATGCCAATCGGATGGCGGACAAGCTGAGAGAAGGCATCGGCGAAGCTGGATTCGGTTTTCTAACCCACTCAACCTCCAATCAGATTTTTCCGATCCTGCCCAATTCACTAATCGCTGAACTTCAACAAAAATACGCATTTTTTATTTGGGCGAAGGCGGATGAGGACCACTCTTCCATTCGCTTGGTCACTTCGTGGGCAACAAAGGAAGAAAAAGTAAACGAGCTTATTGACGATGTGAAAAAGAGTTTGAAAAGCAGTGCGCGTAACTAA
- a CDS encoding flavin reductase family protein, which yields MDAKEKKIALRGITYGLYLVGTKDDSGVNAFAGNWLTQTSFEPPMVALAAKAGTRSQQQIAASGVFSVNVLESGQKDMVTAFFRALEPEGNTLAGYAFENGETGCPVFEDAISFFECKVVEKVEKGDHFIYIGEVINAGVHREGDPLTMKETGFYYGG from the coding sequence ATGGATGCTAAAGAAAAAAAGATAGCTCTGCGCGGCATTACGTATGGCTTGTATCTCGTTGGAACCAAGGATGATAGTGGCGTGAACGCCTTTGCCGGGAACTGGCTCACCCAAACGTCATTTGAACCGCCGATGGTTGCACTCGCGGCTAAGGCAGGCACGCGTTCCCAGCAGCAGATCGCTGCCAGCGGCGTGTTCAGCGTCAATGTTCTTGAATCCGGCCAGAAGGACATGGTTACCGCGTTTTTCCGTGCGCTGGAACCGGAGGGAAATACGCTTGCCGGGTACGCATTTGAAAACGGGGAAACCGGCTGTCCTGTTTTTGAGGATGCCATCAGTTTTTTTGAATGCAAAGTCGTTGAAAAAGTGGAAAAAGGCGACCACTTCATCTACATCGGCGAAGTGATCAACGCCGGCGTGCATCGTGAAGGCGACCCGCTGACTATGAAAGAAACCGGATTTTATTATGGCGGCTGA
- a CDS encoding DUF1697 domain-containing protein, with product MNIYIALLRGINVGGKNKIKMADLRESLTESGLEHVRTYIQSGNVLFQSSETEPKLNDLIEKKIEKDFGFPVPVILRTADELKAISRNCPFSKDEVEAAETTSIGESLYVSVMSDKPSAEKADALKALDMGDDQYQIVGRDVYLLFHHSIRNARLSANIQKLGAPSTVRNWKTLTKLVLLADEMPE from the coding sequence ATGAACATTTACATCGCTCTGCTGCGGGGAATCAACGTGGGCGGGAAGAACAAAATCAAAATGGCTGATTTAAGGGAATCGCTGACTGAATCAGGCCTTGAACATGTACGGACCTATATTCAGAGCGGAAATGTTCTCTTTCAGTCATCAGAAACAGAACCCAAGCTGAATGATCTTATCGAGAAGAAGATTGAAAAAGATTTTGGATTTCCTGTCCCGGTTATTCTGAGGACGGCCGATGAACTTAAGGCTATAAGCCGCAACTGTCCGTTTTCAAAAGACGAAGTTGAGGCGGCAGAAACGACTTCTATAGGCGAGAGCCTTTATGTTTCCGTGATGTCGGACAAGCCATCGGCGGAGAAAGCGGATGCTCTCAAAGCTTTGGACATGGGAGATGATCAATATCAGATTGTTGGCCGCGATGTCTATCTCTTATTTCATCACAGTATCCGGAATGCCAGGCTCTCGGCCAATATCCAGAAGCTTGGAGCTCCTTCAACGGTACGCAACTGGAAAACGCTGACCAAGCTCGTTCTTCTGGCAGATGAAATGCCGGAATGA
- a CDS encoding MarR family transcriptional regulator, which translates to MASYDAVLDFFTKADEPANAGKVAEATGIDKKEVNKIMTKLKKEEKIVSPKRCYWELKK; encoded by the coding sequence ATGGCAAGCTATGACGCAGTTCTTGATTTTTTCACCAAGGCTGATGAACCGGCTAATGCAGGCAAAGTGGCGGAAGCAACGGGCATCGATAAAAAAGAAGTTAATAAAATCATGACCAAGCTGAAAAAAGAGGAAAAGATAGTTTCTCCAAAGCGTTGCTACTGGGAATTAAAAAAATAA
- a CDS encoding GNAT family N-acetyltransferase encodes MNVKMLEKEKIKDFVNYCMKHRSDVDNSYLYDEDLEKFVPGDENPTCILTDGAGNIRGAASLIMDDYHRAGKKIRFRIFHTETSDAADYRALLQIAAKHAQGMDNLFVFVPLVNQEMLSIVEKLDLKIWRYSFLLVKENISEYPLSLPEGYTIRPMIPGKDESIWCAVRNEAFAHLPGSETPMTEEMIHERTLASDYLENGALILYDGDQPVGIVQGLDDEYDNVPIMCIGPLAIIPEYQGRGLGRMMLRASINYAKQHGYTRTVLCVNGENERAKMLYKHEGFKEVEEVAAYTYDLK; translated from the coding sequence ATGAACGTAAAAATGCTGGAAAAAGAAAAAATCAAAGATTTTGTGAACTATTGTATGAAGCACCGTAGCGACGTGGACAACTCGTATCTATACGATGAAGATCTTGAAAAATTTGTGCCGGGTGACGAGAACCCGACCTGCATTCTCACGGATGGGGCGGGAAATATCAGAGGAGCGGCCTCATTGATCATGGATGACTATCACCGGGCGGGAAAGAAAATCCGTTTCAGAATATTCCATACTGAAACCAGTGACGCAGCAGATTACCGGGCCCTGCTGCAGATCGCTGCGAAACACGCTCAGGGCATGGACAATCTTTTTGTCTTTGTCCCATTGGTGAATCAAGAGATGCTGAGTATTGTGGAAAAACTGGATTTGAAAATCTGGCGTTATTCCTTCTTACTCGTCAAAGAGAATATATCAGAATATCCACTGAGTCTTCCCGAGGGTTACACGATCCGGCCGATGATCCCGGGGAAAGATGAATCCATCTGGTGCGCGGTGCGCAACGAAGCTTTTGCACATTTGCCGGGCAGTGAGACACCGATGACGGAGGAAATGATCCATGAAAGAACGCTTGCTTCCGACTATCTGGAAAACGGAGCCTTAATCCTTTATGACGGAGATCAACCGGTTGGCATCGTGCAGGGGCTGGATGACGAGTATGACAACGTGCCGATCATGTGCATTGGGCCACTGGCTATTATCCCTGAGTATCAGGGACGCGGGCTCGGCCGCATGATGCTCAGAGCTTCGATCAACTACGCGAAACAGCACGGCTATACCCGGACTGTTCTCTGCGTCAACGGTGAAAATGAACGGGCAAAAATGCTCTATAAACATGAAGGTTTTAAGGAAGTTGAGGAAGTCGCCGCGTATACGTATGATCTGAAATAG
- a CDS encoding iron chaperone, translating into MEKKKNPDTIDAYIAAFPADVQEKLKSLRAFIQQIVPGAKEKVSYQMPTFTLNGRNLVHFAAFKKHIGFYPGASGIAAFEKELSAYETSKGTVRFPFEEPVPLDLISKIVKFRAEENMGKYGSKN; encoded by the coding sequence ATGGAAAAAAAGAAAAATCCTGACACAATCGACGCGTACATCGCTGCTTTCCCGGCAGACGTGCAGGAGAAATTGAAAAGTTTGCGAGCCTTCATTCAACAGATCGTACCTGGTGCGAAAGAAAAGGTAAGTTATCAGATGCCTACCTTCACTTTGAATGGCAGAAATCTGGTGCATTTTGCTGCGTTTAAAAAGCACATCGGATTTTATCCGGGCGCGAGCGGGATTGCAGCTTTTGAAAAAGAACTGTCCGCTTATGAAACGTCTAAAGGGACCGTGAGATTTCCTTTTGAAGAGCCTGTTCCTTTGGATTTAATCAGTAAAATCGTGAAATTCAGGGCGGAGGAGAATATGGGAAAATACGGATCAAAGAATTGA
- a CDS encoding YciI family protein, with protein sequence MTGDKKQFIYVLRLIPLLLDESNWTKREEDIADRHFARLQKLQDEGKLILAGKTLGIDEKTFGIVILEADSDKEALELMRTNPAVAEGIMTAELFPYTVALMKH encoded by the coding sequence ATGACCGGCGACAAGAAACAGTTTATCTACGTTTTGCGATTAATTCCATTGTTACTGGATGAGTCAAACTGGACAAAAAGGGAAGAAGATATAGCAGACAGGCATTTCGCACGTTTGCAGAAGCTGCAGGATGAGGGGAAGCTCATTTTAGCCGGCAAAACCTTGGGGATTGATGAAAAAACCTTTGGCATCGTCATTCTGGAGGCTGATTCAGATAAAGAAGCGCTGGAACTGATGCGGACCAATCCGGCTGTTGCGGAGGGAATCATGACAGCGGAATTATTTCCTTACACAGTCGCATTAATGAAGCACTAG
- a CDS encoding CDP-alcohol phosphatidyltransferase family protein: MKHIPNMLTISRMIFVISMLFFYKNPWIFAVLYTAAVLSDVLDGLIARRTHAQTPFGARLDSFADLLMYGIIVMLIFYWVGDLLAPGIPLIAIIAGVRIISILIAAAKFHTFVSLHTWGNKLTGILIFLAPIVFIISKSISFFWFVGLIALLSAIEEGLIHLMSDSVNENRRSIFLSD; encoded by the coding sequence ATGAAGCACATTCCCAATATGCTCACAATCAGCAGAATGATATTTGTGATCTCGATGCTTTTCTTTTATAAAAATCCGTGGATTTTTGCGGTGCTGTATACGGCTGCGGTGCTGAGTGACGTGCTTGACGGTTTGATTGCCCGCAGGACACATGCCCAAACCCCTTTTGGAGCGAGACTCGATTCCTTTGCTGATCTGTTAATGTACGGGATCATCGTCATGCTGATCTTTTATTGGGTGGGAGATTTGCTTGCACCAGGTATTCCCCTGATTGCTATCATTGCCGGGGTGAGGATTATCAGCATCCTCATCGCGGCAGCCAAATTCCATACCTTTGTCAGTCTGCATACATGGGGTAACAAGCTCACTGGAATCCTGATCTTCCTGGCACCCATTGTTTTTATAATTTCAAAAAGTATCTCCTTTTTCTGGTTTGTCGGTCTGATCGCCCTTCTGTCCGCAATTGAGGAGGGACTAATCCATTTGATGAGTGATTCAGTGAATGAAAACCGGCGCAGCATCTTTCTGAGCGATTAA
- a CDS encoding TfoX/Sxy family protein, with amino-acid sequence MDWEKADQNLGEYLETLVAGYACKKKMMFGAAVFFVNGNMWTGVKGKIVFLRLSEKDCTAIQAESDEIRSFEPAPGRFMKEYVEVPESKLAGYTFTHKWLDISYSYVKSLPPKLKKEKNSLSKKNKKQN; translated from the coding sequence ATGGACTGGGAGAAAGCGGATCAGAATTTAGGCGAATACTTGGAGACGCTCGTTGCGGGCTACGCATGTAAAAAGAAGATGATGTTTGGGGCTGCCGTCTTTTTTGTGAATGGCAACATGTGGACTGGTGTGAAAGGCAAGATCGTCTTCCTTAGATTATCGGAAAAAGACTGCACCGCGATTCAGGCCGAAAGTGATGAAATCAGGTCCTTTGAGCCTGCGCCGGGCCGATTTATGAAAGAATACGTTGAGGTCCCGGAAAGTAAACTGGCCGGTTACACATTTACCCATAAATGGCTGGACATTTCCTATTCATATGTAAAAAGCCTTCCTCCTAAGTTAAAAAAAGAGAAAAATTCTCTATCAAAGAAAAACAAGAAACAGAATTAG
- a CDS encoding type II toxin-antitoxin system RelE/ParE family toxin: MSSYKLLMTKLAVNDLHEISEYIAKELREPKTARKLVGKIKETVMELSEMPERYAFVADQYLSPGEFVSHRLAVTSCFVLLTKRS, from the coding sequence ATGAGTTCATACAAATTGTTGATGACTAAGCTTGCGGTGAATGATTTACATGAGATTTCAGAGTATATCGCAAAAGAATTGAGGGAACCGAAGACTGCTCGGAAGCTGGTTGGTAAAATCAAAGAAACCGTGATGGAGTTATCTGAGATGCCGGAGCGTTACGCGTTCGTGGCGGATCAATACCTTTCTCCCGGGGAATTTGTCAGTCACCGGCTGGCCGTTACGTCGTGTTTTGTCTTATTGACGAAGAGGAGTTAA